From Psychroflexus torquis ATCC 700755, the proteins below share one genomic window:
- a CDS encoding DUF4199 domain-containing protein, with protein MKKFEIELKWASVYTAISIAWVYLEKYLGYHDEHVSSQAIFSFWLMVPQILVYVLAIREKRERYYKGEITWQKAFISGVVLSAVIGGLSPASVYTMVELVTPEFFSNIVEVRAAQGIPREGLEQIYNLNSYISQAIFNNLGSGVFFSAIIALVLKNKKP; from the coding sequence ATGAAGAAATTTGAAATTGAATTAAAGTGGGCTTCTGTATACACGGCTATTAGTATCGCTTGGGTTTATTTAGAAAAATACTTAGGCTACCATGATGAACACGTCAGTAGTCAAGCTATATTTTCGTTCTGGCTGATGGTTCCTCAAATTTTGGTGTATGTGTTAGCGATACGTGAAAAGCGAGAGCGTTATTACAAAGGTGAAATTACCTGGCAAAAGGCATTTATTTCAGGTGTAGTCCTTTCAGCGGTAATTGGAGGCTTGTCTCCAGCATCTGTTTACACCATGGTAGAACTTGTGACCCCAGAATTCTTTTCAAATATTGTAGAGGTAAGAGCAGCGCAAGGGATTCCGAGGGAAGGCTTAGAACAAATTTACAATCTCAACAGCTATATCAGTCAAGCGATTTTTAATAACTTAGGATCTGGAGTTTTCTTTTCGGCAATCATCGCGTTAGTTCTAAAGAATAAAAAGCCTTGA
- a CDS encoding ISAon1 family transposase N-terminal region protein, with protein MSLDLVSYLLPKGILEYFDIIKHESTEDKIHFYLEEKNTLPQDYESELSHSKGFSPEIIIEDFPLRGKSVLLHIKRRRWTLVDTGKIVKRDWNLIAKGTRITSEFASFLKGIA; from the coding sequence TTGAGTCTAGATTTAGTTAGTTATTTATTGCCAAAAGGCATCTTAGAGTACTTTGATATTATAAAACATGAGTCTACTGAGGATAAGATTCATTTCTATTTGGAAGAGAAGAATACACTACCCCAAGACTATGAATCGGAACTCTCTCATTCCAAAGGTTTCTCCCCTGAAATAATAATTGAGGATTTTCCACTCAGAGGAAAATCAGTATTACTTCACATAAAACGGAGGCGCTGGACGCTTGTTGATACAGGTAAGATTGTAAAAAGGGATTGGAATTTAATAGCAAAAGGCACTCGTATCACCAGCGAGTTTGCCTCTTTTTTAAAAGGTATCGCTTGA
- the trpS gene encoding tryptophan--tRNA ligase, whose translation MSRILTGVQSTGTPHLGNLLGAIIPAIEMANSPKNESFLFIANLHSLTQIKDAEVLKENTYATAATWLAFGLDVEKSTFYRQSDVPQVTELMWYLNCMFPYQRLTLAHSFKDKSDRLSDVNAGLFSYPMLMAADILLYDAEFIPVGKDQLQHIEMTRDVAERFHAQYGETFVLPEAKLSESSKYVLGTDGAKMSKSKGNAIIIFQTDKKLRKQIMQIETDSTPLEDPKDPETCNVFQIYKLIGSKTQVEELKSNYLAGGFGYGHAKQALFDLIVTTYSEERKKFDYFMNNKPELDALLNIGASKAKEVAGGVLDRVRHKLGY comes from the coding sequence ATGTCTAGAATATTAACGGGTGTCCAGAGCACTGGGACTCCACATTTGGGAAATTTATTAGGGGCAATTATCCCTGCTATCGAAATGGCTAATTCTCCAAAGAATGAGTCGTTTCTATTTATTGCTAATCTACATTCTCTAACCCAAATAAAGGACGCTGAAGTCTTAAAAGAAAACACCTATGCAACTGCTGCCACCTGGCTTGCCTTTGGATTAGATGTCGAAAAGTCCACCTTTTATAGGCAAAGTGACGTCCCACAAGTGACTGAACTCATGTGGTACTTAAACTGTATGTTTCCATACCAGCGCCTTACTCTAGCTCATTCGTTTAAAGACAAATCAGATCGGTTGAGCGATGTTAATGCTGGCTTATTCAGCTATCCTATGTTGATGGCAGCAGATATTTTGCTCTATGATGCTGAATTTATTCCCGTTGGTAAAGATCAATTACAACATATAGAAATGACCAGAGATGTGGCCGAACGTTTCCATGCTCAATATGGCGAGACCTTTGTGCTGCCTGAAGCCAAATTATCTGAATCTTCAAAATATGTCCTTGGGACCGATGGTGCTAAAATGAGTAAGTCTAAAGGCAATGCGATTATTATTTTCCAGACCGATAAGAAATTGCGCAAACAAATCATGCAGATCGAAACGGACAGTACGCCATTAGAAGACCCCAAAGATCCTGAAACGTGTAATGTATTTCAGATTTATAAATTAATAGGCTCTAAAACTCAAGTCGAAGAGTTAAAGTCAAACTACTTAGCTGGAGGTTTTGGGTATGGTCATGCGAAGCAAGCTTTATTCGATTTGATTGTCACTACTTATTCTGAAGAACGGAAAAAGTTTGATTATTTTATGAACAATAAACCAGAACTCGACGCACTGTTAAATATAGGCGCTAGTAAAGCAAAAGAGGTTGCTGGAGGAGTCTTAGATCGGGTAAGACATAAACTTGGTTATTAA
- a CDS encoding TonB-dependent receptor, which translates to MKNYLLICFLFLGNLVFSQESKISGTVLDNLSQPMPGVSIAIKGTNKGTITNFDGEYAVEASLGQTLVFTFMGFDPREVVIDQTLIDIQMVAGTMLGEVVLIGSRSPSRTVIESAVPVDVLDIKKISTAVPQVNLNQMLNYVAPSFTSNTQTIADGTDHIDPASLRGLGPDQVLVLINGKRRHNSSLINVNGSFGRGSVGTDLNAIPVVAIQRIEVLRDGAAAQYGSDAIAGVINIVLNESVGELDLNITSGANFSKNANKQTGGIDGETINVAASYGIGLGDKGGFINFSGDFDYREPFNRMAEWEGSIFNAYNAIERVGLSNGIDISNLSNSQIQQLGQQVSYFDSNFKNEIASANDRSALQDLLSMDVTESELDARGQQRSDYNMRVGQSALRGGRFFANLSLPIDDAGTELYSFAGISSRRGESAGFYRLPNQSRTYTPVYINGFLPRINSKIKDQSLAVGIKGIVGDWNVDFSNTYGQNRFDYLISNTSNASLESASPTSFDAGGFSFAQNTTNLDISQYFVDIYKGLNVAFGAEHRLEKYDIVAGERASYEQYTENGDVINNATQIPAQDFFGNTRRGGSQVFPGFSPENEISRERTSIGGYFDVEVDFTDKFLLAFATRFENYSDFGSTINFKIASRYKLSENVNIRGSVNTGFRAPSLHQLNFNSTSTIFNDEGEPVQVGTFSNDSRAAQLLGIPELKEETSSSLSVGLTAKIPDANLSFTVDGYFVAIDDRVVYTGQFRGPGTGTELDQLLSQANATAAAFFANAINTESKGIDAVITHNTVFGKNLRLKSDLAATFSKTKQVGDILASPELERAGLVDTYFPEDSRIYLEEAVPRTKVNLSNSLAAGKFNFFLRNVYFGKVTEASSDPLRQQEFSGKVITDLSVSFKATEALTLTIGSNNIFDIYPEAADPAFGNRSSGRFDWSRSAQQFGFSGRFLFARVSINLK; encoded by the coding sequence ATGAAAAATTATTTGTTAATCTGCTTTCTTTTTTTGGGAAATCTTGTTTTTTCACAAGAGTCAAAAATTAGTGGAACGGTGTTAGATAATCTATCGCAACCAATGCCTGGAGTATCTATAGCTATTAAGGGAACTAATAAGGGTACTATAACAAATTTTGATGGAGAATATGCTGTTGAAGCTTCTCTGGGGCAAACCCTTGTTTTCACTTTTATGGGGTTCGATCCTCGTGAAGTAGTAATAGATCAAACCCTCATAGATATACAGATGGTCGCTGGAACAATGTTGGGGGAAGTAGTCTTGATAGGTTCCCGTAGCCCTAGCCGAACAGTCATAGAATCGGCTGTGCCAGTAGATGTTCTCGATATTAAGAAAATTTCAACAGCTGTACCTCAGGTGAATCTCAATCAGATGCTTAATTATGTGGCCCCCTCATTTACTTCTAATACCCAAACTATTGCAGATGGTACAGATCATATTGATCCAGCGTCTTTAAGAGGACTTGGACCAGATCAGGTTTTAGTGCTTATCAATGGCAAAAGAAGGCATAACTCTTCTTTAATAAATGTGAATGGTTCATTTGGCCGTGGAAGTGTCGGTACAGACCTTAATGCAATCCCAGTTGTAGCTATACAAAGAATTGAAGTCTTAAGAGATGGTGCTGCAGCACAATATGGATCTGATGCCATTGCGGGAGTAATCAATATTGTATTGAATGAATCCGTTGGAGAACTGGACCTAAATATAACTTCGGGAGCAAATTTTTCTAAAAATGCGAATAAGCAAACCGGTGGTATAGATGGAGAAACCATAAACGTTGCTGCCAGTTATGGAATAGGTCTGGGAGATAAAGGTGGGTTTATAAACTTTTCTGGGGATTTTGATTATCGCGAACCTTTTAATCGCATGGCAGAATGGGAAGGCTCTATTTTTAATGCGTATAATGCCATAGAGCGTGTAGGATTGAGCAATGGAATTGATATTTCAAATTTAAGCAATAGCCAAATTCAGCAATTAGGACAGCAAGTTTCTTATTTCGACTCCAATTTTAAAAATGAGATTGCATCCGCGAATGATAGGTCGGCTTTGCAGGATTTACTCAGTATGGATGTAACCGAATCTGAACTGGATGCACGAGGGCAACAACGCAGTGATTATAACATGAGAGTAGGACAATCCGCCCTTCGTGGGGGACGTTTTTTCGCTAATCTTTCCCTACCAATCGATGATGCGGGGACAGAACTTTATTCTTTTGCAGGAATTAGCTCCAGAAGAGGGGAATCTGCAGGTTTCTACAGATTACCAAATCAAAGTCGAACGTATACACCGGTTTATATCAACGGATTTCTTCCACGAATTAATTCAAAAATAAAAGATCAATCTTTAGCAGTTGGTATTAAAGGTATAGTGGGTGATTGGAATGTAGACTTTAGCAATACCTACGGGCAAAATCGGTTTGACTATTTAATTTCAAATACTTCCAATGCCTCTTTAGAAAGTGCATCACCTACAAGTTTTGATGCTGGCGGATTTTCTTTCGCCCAAAACACGACGAATCTAGATATTTCTCAATATTTTGTAGATATCTATAAAGGTCTTAACGTAGCTTTTGGTGCAGAACATCGTTTGGAGAAATACGATATTGTTGCAGGGGAAAGAGCTTCTTACGAGCAGTATACAGAAAATGGTGATGTCATAAACAATGCTACTCAAATTCCAGCACAGGATTTCTTCGGAAATACAAGGAGAGGAGGTTCTCAGGTATTTCCAGGGTTTAGTCCAGAGAACGAAATTTCACGGGAACGTACTAGTATAGGTGGTTATTTTGACGTGGAAGTCGACTTTACAGATAAATTTTTATTGGCCTTTGCCACGAGATTTGAGAACTATTCAGATTTTGGATCTACTATTAATTTCAAGATAGCCTCACGGTATAAACTCAGTGAAAACGTAAATATTAGGGGTTCAGTCAATACTGGTTTCAGGGCGCCATCTTTACATCAATTAAATTTCAATTCAACCTCTACCATTTTTAACGATGAAGGGGAACCCGTACAAGTGGGCACATTTTCAAACGATAGCCGCGCAGCACAATTACTTGGTATTCCAGAGTTGAAAGAAGAAACTTCCAGTAGTTTGAGTGTAGGACTTACCGCAAAAATTCCCGATGCCAATCTTTCTTTCACGGTAGATGGTTATTTTGTTGCTATAGACGACAGGGTGGTTTATACTGGGCAATTTAGAGGGCCAGGAACGGGTACAGAATTAGATCAATTGCTTTCTCAAGCCAATGCAACAGCGGCCGCCTTTTTTGCCAACGCCATAAATACCGAATCTAAAGGTATAGATGCGGTGATTACCCATAATACTGTTTTTGGTAAAAATCTTCGGTTAAAATCAGATCTTGCTGCCACTTTTTCTAAGACAAAACAAGTTGGCGATATTCTGGCTTCTCCCGAATTGGAACGGGCCGGTTTGGTAGACACCTATTTCCCTGAAGATAGCCGCATTTATTTAGAAGAGGCTGTGCCGAGAACAAAGGTTAATTTAAGCAATAGCCTTGCTGCTGGAAAATTCAATTTTTTCCTTAGAAATGTTTACTTCGGAAAAGTGACCGAAGCATCATCAGACCCCTTGAGGCAACAGGAATTTAGTGGAAAAGTAATTACCGACCTGTCTGTAAGCTTTAAAGCAACTGAGGCCTTAACGCTAACCATTGGATCAAATAATATTTTCGATATTTATCCTGAGGCAGCAGATCCTGCTTTTGGAAATCGAAGTAGTGGAAGGTTTGATTGGTCCAGAAGTGCCCAACAATTTGGTTTTTCTGGACGGTTTTTATTTGCAAGGGTAAGTATAAACTTGAAATAG
- a CDS encoding lysophospholipid acyltransferase family protein, whose translation MTWIKNILIVVWRIWFYVIVFITLVILLPFLLVTTSKEKWYPGTFRIGKFWATIVLYGMGFFPKVTYNTHLDKRKSYMLTANHSSMIDIMMMIYVSKTPFVFIGKGELARLPVFGLIFKRSCILVNRGNAKSRKNAFVEAQRRLKNGVSICIFPEGGVPDDITKVLDEFKDGAFRLSIEHQIPIVPISFPDSKKRFRYCFTSGSPGVLRAVVHPLIHTKGVELTFKNRKRLKQETAEAIASKLYW comes from the coding sequence ATGACATGGATTAAGAATATTTTGATAGTTGTTTGGAGGATTTGGTTTTACGTCATTGTGTTTATAACCCTTGTAATTCTATTGCCTTTTCTACTCGTCACCACATCAAAAGAAAAATGGTATCCTGGTACCTTCCGTATTGGTAAATTTTGGGCGACCATCGTATTATATGGCATGGGCTTTTTTCCAAAAGTAACCTACAATACTCATCTCGATAAGCGAAAGAGCTATATGCTCACCGCTAACCACTCGAGTATGATCGATATTATGATGATGATCTATGTCTCCAAAACTCCTTTTGTATTCATCGGAAAGGGAGAATTAGCAAGACTTCCTGTTTTTGGATTGATCTTTAAACGCTCTTGTATCTTGGTCAACAGAGGAAATGCAAAAAGCAGAAAAAATGCTTTTGTTGAAGCCCAAAGACGCCTAAAAAATGGGGTTAGTATCTGTATTTTCCCTGAAGGTGGCGTCCCCGATGATATTACAAAGGTTCTAGATGAATTTAAAGACGGTGCCTTTCGACTCTCCATAGAGCATCAAATTCCTATTGTGCCCATCTCATTTCCCGATAGTAAAAAAAGATTCCGCTATTGCTTTACCTCAGGAAGTCCAGGTGTTTTAAGAGCTGTTGTTCACCCTCTAATTCATACCAAAGGAGTTGAACTCACTTTTAAAAACCGTAAGCGTCTTAAACAAGAAACTGCTGAAGCTATAGCCTCCAAACTTTACTGGTAA
- a CDS encoding ISAon1 family transposase: protein MSAKRFGDYYKINGRILQYHYKNHLSDFKDWIQKEHAQDWLLYPENIGTYLSLDETSLSNGELYTILTNKNAQGKKGSIVAIVKGTRAIDVINILNKIPLERRNVVEEVTVDMAGSMNLIAKKCFPKTELVTDRFHVQKLASEAVQEERIRLRWEIMEQENSDILEARKKGRTYKFELLGNGDTHKQLLARSRYLLFKSKTKWTVRQRERAEILFKLYPSIEKAYNLAQGLTYIFENNTHKDVARLKLAHWYDKVEKSQFKSFSTIARSIQMHYVPILNYFNNRSTNASAESFNAKIKEFRAQFRGVRDVKFFLYRLTKLFA, encoded by the coding sequence GTGAGTGCCAAGCGTTTTGGAGATTATTATAAAATCAATGGTAGGATTCTTCAATATCATTACAAAAACCATCTTAGCGATTTTAAAGATTGGATACAAAAAGAACATGCACAAGATTGGCTACTCTACCCAGAGAATATCGGCACATATTTAAGTCTAGACGAAACCTCTTTATCTAATGGTGAGCTATACACCATCTTAACCAACAAGAATGCTCAGGGTAAAAAAGGGAGTATAGTTGCTATTGTAAAAGGAACCAGAGCCATTGATGTCATTAATATACTCAATAAGATCCCTCTAGAGAGACGAAATGTGGTAGAAGAAGTTACAGTTGATATGGCAGGTAGCATGAATTTAATTGCTAAAAAATGTTTTCCTAAAACAGAACTAGTTACCGATAGATTTCATGTCCAAAAATTAGCCTCAGAAGCAGTACAAGAAGAGCGTATACGATTAAGGTGGGAAATCATGGAGCAGGAAAACAGCGATATACTAGAGGCTCGTAAGAAAGGACGTACATATAAGTTTGAACTTCTGGGCAATGGAGATACGCACAAACAACTACTCGCTAGAAGCAGATATTTATTGTTCAAATCCAAAACAAAATGGACAGTAAGACAGAGAGAAAGGGCTGAAATTCTATTTAAATTATACCCAAGCATTGAAAAAGCATACAATTTAGCGCAAGGATTAACCTATATCTTTGAAAACAATACACATAAAGATGTTGCCAGATTAAAGTTAGCACATTGGTATGATAAAGTTGAAAAATCTCAGTTCAAATCATTTAGTACGATTGCCAGGTCTATCCAAATGCATTATGTACCCATATTGAACTACTTCAATAATAGAAGCACAAACGCTTCAGCAGAATCTTTTAATGCCAAAATTAAAGAGTTCAGAGCACAGTTTAGAGGCGTTAGAGATGTGAAATTCTTTCTATATAGATTAACTAAATTATTTGCTTAA
- a CDS encoding aldo/keto reductase, whose product MYTSKLIQGCMTWGRWGKQLSTSQMASQIEDCLSLGVTTFDHADIYGDYTTEAEFGIAFTESKIKRESIQLISKCGLQLSNSARNNRVKHYQYDSEYIIAQVEQSISNLNCDYLDAFLLHRPSPLMDLQEIAKSIIYLKEQGKIKHFGVSNFTAQQIDLLSAHVEVEGHQLQCSLNYCKPFTNDILQHHLSKQILTMAWSPLGSLHRLHEDNLPLDKVLGEMATRYECEKAQLAIAFLNKHPVGIRSVVGTTQPKRLEALKEALAMELSLQDWFLILEASRGHEVD is encoded by the coding sequence ATGTATACTTCTAAACTTATACAAGGATGTATGACTTGGGGTAGATGGGGGAAACAATTGTCCACCAGCCAAATGGCAAGTCAAATTGAAGACTGTCTCAGCCTTGGTGTAACCACCTTCGATCATGCTGATATTTATGGTGATTATACCACAGAAGCAGAGTTTGGTATAGCTTTTACAGAAAGTAAAATCAAACGAGAATCCATTCAGTTAATTTCTAAATGTGGGTTACAATTGTCAAACTCCGCTCGAAATAATAGAGTGAAGCACTATCAATATGACTCAGAATATATTATAGCACAAGTAGAGCAATCTATCTCTAATTTGAATTGTGACTATTTAGATGCGTTTCTACTCCATAGGCCAAGTCCGTTGATGGATCTGCAAGAGATTGCTAAATCTATTATCTATTTGAAAGAACAAGGCAAAATTAAACACTTTGGTGTTTCTAATTTTACAGCACAGCAAATCGATTTATTAAGCGCGCATGTCGAAGTAGAAGGACACCAGTTGCAATGTTCATTAAACTATTGTAAGCCTTTTACAAATGATATCCTTCAGCACCATCTTTCTAAACAAATTCTAACGATGGCTTGGAGTCCTTTAGGAAGCTTACATAGGCTACATGAAGATAATCTACCTCTAGATAAAGTGCTAGGAGAAATGGCAACAAGGTATGAGTGTGAAAAAGCTCAACTTGCTATCGCATTTTTAAATAAGCATCCTGTTGGGATTAGGTCTGTTGTGGGCACTACACAACCTAAAAGGTTAGAGGCTCTAAAAGAAGCTTTAGCTATGGAGTTAAGTTTACAGGATTGGTTTTTGATATTGGAGGCTTCACGGGGTCACGAAGTTGACTAA
- the ggt gene encoding gamma-glutamyltransferase, translated as MKKLLLLFVILSLGACKNTEKPINTSETKFGPISDSAMVVSAREESSSIGLEILKEGGNAFDAMMATEMALAVSYPFAGNLGGGGFMVYRKANGETGSLDYREKAPLASSKTMYLDKEGNVISEKSKLGGLAVGVPGTVAGIFAVHQKMGSMPVGEILKPVIALAKRGFVVTEKQSKTLANYRDLFLKENKDTILFAKPYKAGDTIKNLQLAKTLERIVANGREEFYGGETGKIMIEYLKEKNGIMSMEDLQSYQTHWRDPIKIKYNDLSIISMPPPSSGGIVLGQILKMLESHSLKEFGHNSIKSIQLLVEAERRAYADRSFYLGDPDFVDIPVDTLLSEAYLSGRMDDFSFDKATSSSSISYGEIPGYESDETTHYSIVDKFGNAIAVTTTLNGAYGSKMYVEELGFFLNNEMNDFSSKPGVPNMFGLIGAEANSIAPGKRMLSSMTPTIVEKKGKLYMTLGSPGGSTIITSVLQTILNVETFGMSMQEAVDAPRFHHQWLPDEVLFEPNSFDAAILDSLKRKGFNIDEGESRIIGKVDAIRVLPDNRLEGGADRRGDDSAKGY; from the coding sequence ATGAAAAAACTACTGCTACTTTTTGTCATTTTAAGTCTTGGCGCTTGTAAGAACACCGAAAAACCAATAAATACTTCAGAAACTAAATTTGGACCTATTTCCGATAGTGCCATGGTGGTTTCAGCCCGAGAAGAATCTTCGAGTATTGGACTAGAAATTCTAAAAGAGGGAGGTAATGCCTTTGATGCCATGATGGCTACCGAGATGGCCCTAGCAGTTTCTTATCCTTTTGCTGGAAATTTAGGAGGAGGAGGATTTATGGTTTACCGAAAAGCTAACGGAGAAACGGGATCTTTAGATTATCGTGAAAAGGCACCTCTGGCATCTTCAAAAACAATGTACCTGGATAAAGAGGGTAATGTTATTTCTGAAAAAAGCAAGTTGGGAGGTCTTGCAGTAGGGGTACCTGGTACTGTGGCGGGAATTTTTGCTGTTCACCAGAAAATGGGCTCTATGCCCGTAGGGGAAATCTTAAAACCGGTAATTGCGTTAGCAAAACGAGGATTTGTCGTGACTGAGAAGCAAAGTAAAACACTGGCTAATTACCGGGATTTATTTCTTAAGGAAAATAAGGATACCATTTTATTTGCCAAACCTTATAAGGCAGGCGATACTATTAAAAATCTACAGTTGGCCAAAACCCTAGAACGTATAGTTGCAAACGGCAGGGAGGAATTTTATGGTGGAGAAACAGGTAAAATTATGATTGAATACCTGAAAGAAAAAAATGGAATTATGAGCATGGAAGATTTGCAAAGCTATCAAACCCACTGGCGTGATCCCATCAAGATAAAATATAATGATCTTAGCATAATTTCTATGCCGCCACCTTCAAGTGGTGGAATTGTGCTGGGTCAAATCTTAAAAATGCTGGAATCGCATTCCCTAAAAGAATTTGGTCATAATTCTATAAAAAGTATACAGTTGTTAGTCGAAGCCGAAAGAAGAGCTTATGCCGACAGAAGTTTCTATTTGGGAGATCCAGATTTTGTAGATATTCCTGTTGATACTCTTTTAAGCGAAGCTTATCTTTCTGGCAGAATGGACGATTTTAGTTTTGATAAAGCAACGTCTTCTTCAAGCATAAGCTATGGAGAAATTCCAGGCTATGAAAGCGATGAAACGACCCATTATTCTATAGTAGATAAATTTGGAAATGCCATAGCAGTGACCACCACCTTAAATGGCGCTTATGGTTCTAAAATGTATGTAGAAGAACTTGGCTTTTTTCTGAATAATGAAATGAACGATTTCAGCTCCAAACCTGGAGTGCCCAATATGTTTGGACTTATTGGTGCTGAGGCAAACTCTATAGCACCCGGTAAAAGAATGTTAAGTTCTATGACACCAACCATCGTAGAGAAAAAAGGAAAACTATATATGACGCTAGGCTCTCCCGGAGGTTCTACTATTATTACATCTGTTTTGCAGACCATTCTTAATGTGGAAACATTTGGAATGAGTATGCAAGAAGCTGTAGATGCTCCTCGTTTTCACCACCAGTGGTTGCCAGATGAGGTGCTTTTTGAGCCAAATTCATTTGATGCCGCAATCTTGGATTCTTTAAAGCGAAAAGGCTTCAATATTGATGAAGGAGAATCTAGGATTATTGGGAAAGTAGATGCCATAAGAGTATTACCCGATAATCGATTAGAAGGGGGAGCAGATAGACGAGGGGATGATTCTGCGAAAGGATACTGA